A single Blastococcus colisei DNA region contains:
- a CDS encoding substrate-binding domain-containing protein, with translation MRRTLALAAGASLLVLSACDSSSPAESGSASDDGSSNASSLPEPSMQPEGCETTDELEIGLVTINLQALFFNQINEAAQAMADEYGVDLQIISGENDSVTQANAINTLVADGVDAIIVAAIDTEGIKPAIRAADEAGVPVVAVDAIVEDPAVDTQVGTANAEGGAQIGELLLEESGGEGEVGIVGALNSTIQLERQRGFEEAVTEGGMTIGTVVDGRNIQENAQTAAENLLTGNPDLQYLYATGEPALIGLAAAVRSQAAQDRVTVVGWDLAEPVVDGLEEGWIAGVVQQNTFEFGYQAMAAAIDLACGNPVQEEYPVDTQIVTPENYEDYLYYLEG, from the coding sequence ATGAGACGCACTCTCGCCCTTGCCGCCGGCGCCAGCCTGTTGGTGCTGAGCGCCTGTGACAGCAGCTCCCCGGCCGAATCGGGTTCGGCATCGGACGACGGCAGCAGCAACGCCAGCTCGCTGCCCGAGCCCAGCATGCAGCCCGAGGGTTGCGAGACCACCGACGAGCTGGAGATCGGCCTGGTGACGATCAACCTCCAGGCGCTGTTCTTCAACCAGATCAACGAGGCCGCCCAGGCGATGGCCGACGAGTACGGCGTCGACCTGCAGATCATCAGTGGCGAGAACGACTCGGTGACCCAGGCCAACGCGATCAACACCCTCGTCGCCGACGGCGTCGACGCGATCATCGTGGCCGCCATCGACACCGAGGGCATCAAGCCCGCCATCCGCGCGGCCGACGAAGCGGGTGTGCCGGTCGTCGCGGTCGATGCGATCGTCGAGGACCCGGCGGTCGACACCCAGGTCGGGACGGCGAACGCCGAGGGCGGCGCGCAGATCGGCGAGCTGTTGCTGGAGGAGTCCGGCGGCGAGGGCGAGGTCGGCATCGTCGGGGCGCTCAACAGCACGATCCAGCTCGAGCGCCAGCGCGGGTTCGAGGAGGCGGTCACCGAGGGTGGCATGACCATCGGCACCGTGGTCGACGGCCGCAACATCCAGGAGAACGCGCAGACGGCGGCCGAGAACCTGCTCACCGGCAACCCCGATCTGCAGTACCTGTACGCGACCGGGGAGCCGGCACTCATCGGGCTGGCCGCGGCCGTGCGGAGCCAGGCGGCGCAGGACCGCGTCACCGTCGTCGGGTGGGACCTCGCCGAGCCCGTGGTCGACGGCCTGGAGGAGGGCTGGATCGCCGGTGTCGTGCAGCAGAACACCTTCGAGTTCGGCTACCAGGCGATGGCGGCGGCGATCGACCTGGCCTGCGGCAATCCGGTGCAGGAGGAGTACCCGGTGGACACGCAGATCGTCACGCCGGAGAACTACGAGGACTACCTCTACTACCTGGAGGGCTGA
- a CDS encoding ATP-binding cassette domain-containing protein, whose translation MTDETGDLLVELRGITKSYGPVQSLRGVDLTLRRGEVLGLVGDNGAGKSTLMKVLAGAVQHDGGEIRVHGRPVSFASPADAQGEKIGIVYQDLALCDTLDVASNLFLGREPHRGPFVDKRKMHEQAAQILADLHVKVSSTHQEIGTLSGGQRQTVAIARAVSFAPDVLILDEPTAALAVAEVESVLRLITDVASRGVGVILITHRLQDLFRVCDRITVMYEGESVDDVPIGELDIEKLVALITRSEPQQGVA comes from the coding sequence ATGACTGACGAGACCGGGGACCTCCTCGTCGAGCTCAGGGGGATCACCAAGTCCTACGGACCGGTGCAGTCGCTCCGGGGCGTCGACCTGACCCTGCGGCGCGGGGAGGTCCTCGGCCTCGTCGGCGACAACGGCGCCGGGAAGTCCACGCTGATGAAGGTCCTGGCCGGCGCCGTGCAGCACGACGGCGGAGAGATCCGGGTACACGGCCGCCCGGTGAGCTTCGCCAGCCCGGCGGACGCACAGGGCGAGAAGATCGGCATCGTCTACCAGGACCTCGCGCTGTGCGACACGCTCGACGTGGCCAGCAACCTGTTCCTGGGCCGGGAGCCGCACCGCGGGCCGTTCGTGGACAAGCGGAAGATGCACGAGCAGGCGGCCCAGATCCTCGCCGACCTGCACGTGAAGGTCTCCTCCACCCACCAGGAGATCGGCACCCTCTCCGGGGGGCAGCGGCAGACCGTCGCCATCGCCCGGGCGGTCTCCTTCGCCCCGGACGTCCTCATCCTCGACGAGCCGACCGCCGCGCTGGCCGTCGCCGAGGTGGAGTCGGTGCTGCGGCTGATCACCGACGTCGCATCCCGCGGGGTCGGCGTCATCCTCATCACCCACCGGTTGCAGGACCTGTTCCGCGTCTGCGACCGGATCACCGTCATGTATGAGGGCGAGAGCGTGGACGACGTCCCGATCGGCGAGCTCGACATCGAGAAGCTCGTCGCCCTCATCACCCGTAGCGAGCCGCAGCAGGGAGTGGCCTGA
- a CDS encoding ABC transporter permease, which produces MTATTLPGEADTASRRLARPQSWWQRANKATLIMAVVTLAVCAFFALSSDTFLTFANISNLATQVAPVLIVAVAMTFVITAGQIDLSVGSIIAFVSAVCAQLLVAGWDSSLVLIAGLLMGAGWGLVNGWFTAYAGIPAFIVTLATLSVIRGIALLTTQGFSVPIDSSTFFAQLGSARWLGFSSSAWIAVLIVALGLVTLHRLRFGQYVVGIGAAEESVRRAGVNVRRVKMWTLMLSGLAAGIAGILVAARLGSGSANSAQGFELTVIAAVVLGGTSLFGGRGTVVGTLIGAVLITVIANGLTLIGVSPFLTPIITGTVLLLVIWVNLRSVGIAHALRRLGVRS; this is translated from the coding sequence ATGACCGCGACCACCCTTCCCGGAGAGGCCGACACCGCCAGCCGCCGATTGGCCCGACCGCAGTCGTGGTGGCAACGGGCGAACAAGGCCACGCTGATCATGGCCGTGGTGACGCTGGCCGTCTGCGCGTTCTTCGCGCTGTCGTCGGACACCTTCCTGACCTTCGCCAACATCTCCAACCTGGCCACCCAGGTCGCCCCGGTGCTCATCGTCGCCGTGGCCATGACCTTCGTGATCACGGCCGGCCAGATCGACCTGTCGGTCGGCTCGATCATCGCCTTCGTCTCGGCGGTCTGCGCGCAGCTCCTGGTCGCCGGCTGGGACTCCTCGCTGGTCCTCATCGCCGGACTGCTCATGGGCGCCGGCTGGGGGCTGGTCAACGGCTGGTTCACCGCCTACGCCGGCATCCCGGCGTTCATCGTCACGCTGGCCACCCTCTCGGTGATCCGCGGCATCGCGCTCCTCACCACGCAGGGCTTCTCCGTGCCGATCGATTCCAGCACCTTCTTCGCGCAGCTCGGCAGCGCCCGGTGGCTGGGCTTCTCCAGCAGTGCCTGGATCGCCGTGCTGATCGTCGCGCTGGGCCTGGTGACGCTGCATCGGCTCCGGTTCGGGCAGTACGTCGTCGGCATCGGAGCTGCCGAGGAGTCCGTCCGCCGGGCCGGGGTCAACGTCCGCCGGGTGAAGATGTGGACTCTCATGCTCAGTGGCCTGGCCGCTGGTATCGCGGGCATCCTGGTCGCGGCCCGGCTGGGCTCCGGCTCGGCGAACTCCGCACAAGGTTTCGAGCTGACCGTGATCGCCGCGGTGGTCCTGGGCGGAACCAGTCTGTTCGGCGGGCGCGGCACGGTGGTCGGCACCCTGATCGGCGCCGTGCTGATCACGGTGATCGCCAACGGCCTGACGCTGATCGGCGTGAGTCCCTTCCTGACCCCGATCATCACCGGCACGGTCCTGCTGCTCGTCATCTGGGTGAACCTGCGCAGCGTCGGCATCGCCCACGCGCTGCGGAGACTCGGCGTCCGCTCATGA